A genomic stretch from Telmatocola sphagniphila includes:
- a CDS encoding M14 family metallopeptidase, with translation MRLFSRNSLFVFWIFVTSPQLFAQDRGPAQAITTPKQALGFNVGDDYQLANYTQLLDYWKKLEKESDRFKVVEFGKTEEGRPQCLAIVTSAANHKKLDRYREISRKLALAEGVTPEEARKLAQEGKSVVWLDGGLHASESLCAQVLIEMAYQLTSGKDAETLRFLDDTIILLVHANPDGQDLVANWYMREKDPTKRTLQGLPRLYEKYAGHDNNRDFYANNLAETINMNRVLYREWFPQIMYNHHQTGPIGTVMFIPPFRDPANYNMDPMVLSGIDAVGAAMMNRFLAEGKPGVTVRSGAPYSTWFNGGLRTTTGFHNMIGLLSETIGSPTPSRVAYQPAKLLPKADYLSPIAPQVWHFRQSVDYSVTANKAVLDYASRYREHLLYNIYLMGKNAIDRGNRDSWTTTPKIVEAARANRGGGAADYEKFFHDPAKRDPRGYIIPSDQPDFLTATKFVNKLIQAGVKVRKATADFEVNKKKYPAGSLVVKSAQAFRAHVLDMFEPQDHPNDIPYPGAAPTRPYDAAGYTLAYQMGVKFDRILDGFDGPFAEVPDVLGPPPGKVLDTEGAVGFFLSQKTNDSFRAVNRLLKAGEEVRRLKEEFTVQGIKHPAGMFFIPKKPSTLAALEKIATEIGTSFRGTPTAPDKEAITLKPVRIGLWDRYGGSMPSGWTRYILEGFEFPHKVVFAPELDKGGLAEKYDVLIFVDGAITGRSGPRPKGGAGGGDNGEMAEGKGSNLPPEYQGQQGNITSEKTIPELKKFLEAGGTILTIGSSTSLSKELNLPISNFLVEKDNPEKALPAEKFYVPPSILRAKVDTASNLAWGLESEVDVNFGSSPTFKLGADAEKAGLHRVAWYEGKNVLRSGWIWGPEYLNGGTAIVDATVGKGRVVFFGPQILFRAQPHGTYKFLFNGIVQAGVR, from the coding sequence ATGAGACTTTTCTCACGAAATTCCTTATTCGTCTTTTGGATCTTTGTCACCTCTCCCCAATTATTCGCGCAGGATCGTGGCCCGGCCCAGGCGATCACTACCCCGAAACAGGCCCTGGGCTTCAACGTCGGGGATGACTACCAGCTCGCCAATTACACGCAGCTACTCGATTACTGGAAGAAGCTCGAAAAAGAATCGGACCGCTTCAAGGTCGTCGAATTCGGCAAGACTGAAGAAGGCCGTCCGCAGTGTCTGGCGATTGTTACCTCAGCCGCCAATCATAAGAAGTTAGATCGGTATCGCGAGATTTCCCGCAAGCTTGCTCTGGCCGAAGGAGTGACGCCGGAAGAGGCTCGCAAGCTGGCTCAAGAAGGCAAATCGGTCGTCTGGCTCGATGGCGGCTTGCACGCCAGTGAAAGCCTCTGTGCCCAGGTTCTCATCGAAATGGCTTATCAGCTGACGTCAGGGAAAGATGCCGAGACACTGCGCTTTCTGGACGACACGATCATTCTGCTGGTTCATGCCAATCCGGATGGCCAGGATCTGGTTGCCAATTGGTACATGCGCGAGAAAGATCCCACCAAGCGAACACTCCAAGGCTTGCCCCGACTCTACGAGAAGTACGCCGGGCACGATAACAACCGCGATTTTTACGCCAACAATCTGGCCGAGACCATCAATATGAATCGCGTGCTCTATCGCGAATGGTTTCCGCAGATTATGTACAACCACCACCAGACCGGGCCCATCGGTACCGTGATGTTCATTCCGCCGTTTCGCGACCCGGCCAATTACAATATGGATCCGATGGTGCTCAGTGGCATCGACGCCGTCGGCGCGGCTATGATGAACCGCTTTCTGGCGGAAGGAAAGCCGGGCGTCACCGTTCGCAGCGGAGCTCCCTATTCCACCTGGTTCAACGGTGGCCTGCGCACCACGACCGGTTTTCACAACATGATCGGTTTGCTGTCCGAAACTATCGGCAGCCCGACTCCGTCGCGGGTGGCTTACCAACCGGCCAAGCTGTTACCTAAAGCCGATTACCTCTCTCCGATTGCTCCACAAGTCTGGCATTTCCGGCAGTCGGTCGATTACTCGGTCACGGCCAATAAAGCGGTGCTGGATTATGCTTCACGCTATCGGGAACACTTGCTGTACAACATTTATTTGATGGGCAAGAATGCAATTGATCGCGGCAATCGGGATAGCTGGACGACCACGCCGAAGATCGTCGAAGCGGCCCGGGCCAATCGTGGGGGTGGGGCCGCCGATTACGAAAAATTCTTCCACGACCCGGCCAAGCGTGATCCGCGCGGCTACATCATTCCATCCGATCAGCCCGATTTTCTGACGGCCACCAAGTTCGTGAACAAATTGATTCAGGCCGGTGTCAAGGTTCGCAAAGCAACCGCCGATTTCGAAGTGAACAAGAAAAAATACCCGGCCGGTTCGCTGGTCGTCAAATCGGCTCAGGCGTTTCGGGCTCATGTGCTCGATATGTTCGAACCGCAGGATCACCCCAACGATATTCCCTATCCCGGTGCGGCCCCCACTCGGCCTTACGATGCCGCCGGGTATACGCTGGCGTATCAGATGGGGGTGAAGTTCGACCGGATTCTCGACGGCTTCGATGGCCCGTTCGCTGAAGTTCCTGATGTGCTCGGCCCACCGCCGGGTAAGGTGCTCGATACAGAAGGAGCGGTCGGCTTTTTCTTAAGTCAAAAGACCAACGACTCTTTCCGGGCGGTGAATCGACTCCTTAAAGCGGGGGAAGAAGTTCGCCGATTGAAGGAGGAGTTTACGGTTCAGGGCATTAAGCACCCGGCCGGGATGTTCTTCATCCCCAAGAAGCCGAGTACACTGGCAGCGCTTGAAAAGATCGCCACCGAAATCGGCACTTCGTTTCGTGGTACGCCGACAGCGCCGGATAAAGAAGCGATCACCCTGAAGCCCGTCCGCATCGGACTGTGGGATCGCTACGGTGGCTCGATGCCCTCCGGCTGGACTCGCTACATCCTCGAAGGTTTTGAATTCCCGCACAAAGTGGTATTTGCTCCTGAGCTGGATAAGGGCGGGTTGGCCGAGAAATATGATGTGCTGATTTTCGTCGATGGAGCGATCACCGGTCGCTCTGGCCCGCGTCCCAAGGGAGGTGCCGGTGGCGGTGACAACGGCGAAATGGCCGAAGGCAAAGGTTCCAATCTGCCACCCGAATATCAAGGTCAGCAAGGCAACATTACCTCGGAGAAAACTATTCCCGAATTGAAGAAGTTCCTGGAAGCGGGCGGAACTATTCTGACCATTGGAAGTTCCACCAGTCTGAGCAAGGAACTCAACCTGCCGATCTCGAATTTCCTGGTGGAGAAAGATAACCCGGAGAAAGCTTTACCCGCCGAGAAGTTCTATGTGCCCCCTTCGATTCTCCGGGCGAAGGTGGATACCGCAAGCAATCTTGCCTGGGGTCTGGAGTCCGAGGTCGATGTGAACTTCGGCAGCAGCCCGACGTTCAAGCTGGGTGCCGATGCGGAGAAGGCCGGCCTGCATCGCGTCGCGTGGTATGAGGGGAAAAACGTCCTGCGCAGCGGATGGATCTGGGGTCCGGAATACCTCAACGGCGGCACGGCCATCGTCGACGCCACGGTCGGCAAGGGCCGGGTGGTCTTCTTCGGCCCGCAGATTCTGTTCCGGGCACAGCCACATGGCACTTACAAATTCCTGTTCAATGGGATCGTGCAGGCGGGGGTGAGGTAA
- a CDS encoding tetratricopeptide repeat protein, with protein MTPRMAQLQALLAEDPKDSFLRYGLALEYSSSGDDVTAANKLKELLAEDEYVPGFLMAGQILHRLDRDAEAVELLRKGIEAARRQGNAHAAGEMEGLLVTLE; from the coding sequence ATGACGCCACGCATGGCCCAGTTGCAAGCACTGCTTGCGGAAGACCCCAAGGATTCCTTTTTGCGTTACGGTCTGGCTTTGGAATATTCCAGCAGTGGCGACGATGTCACTGCGGCGAATAAGCTCAAGGAATTATTGGCGGAAGATGAGTACGTGCCGGGCTTCCTGATGGCCGGGCAGATTTTGCACCGGCTGGATCGCGATGCGGAAGCGGTGGAATTATTGCGCAAAGGAATCGAAGCGGCCCGGCGCCAAGGCAATGCTCATGCCGCCGGGGAAATGGAAGGTTTGCTGGTGACGCTGGAGTAG
- a CDS encoding CoA-binding protein, with product MSSIAVIGASSDRKKYGNICVRAYTDASFDVYPVHPSEPIIEGHTAYRSITDVPVYLDRVSIYLPPAKALEVLDELAEIEVGELWLNPGVDTPEVVDKAHNLGLNVIVGCSIIDLGVSPAQYMMG from the coding sequence ATGTCCTCCATTGCCGTTATCGGTGCCAGCTCCGACCGCAAGAAGTATGGCAACATCTGCGTTCGGGCCTATACCGATGCCAGCTTCGACGTTTATCCCGTGCATCCCAGCGAGCCGATTATTGAGGGGCATACCGCCTATCGCAGCATCACGGATGTACCGGTCTACCTCGATCGCGTCAGTATTTATCTGCCTCCCGCCAAGGCTCTGGAAGTCCTGGACGAACTGGCGGAGATCGAAGTCGGCGAACTCTGGTTGAACCCGGGTGTCGATACTCCCGAAGTGGTGGATAAAGCGCACAACCTCGGCCTGAACGTGATCGTGGGCTGCAGCATCATCGATCTCGGCGTCAGCCCCGCCCAATACATGATGGGCTAA
- a CDS encoding ABC transporter substrate-binding protein, whose translation MKFVLNPSCPVKASGGRYSILPILRVITLLLICWTAVPLTFAQPPFQKLPPEGKSAGNPQGSQKPRTEEEEEPEKKDIPRKDMLPKKSPPPKSDANSSFNKGEIPARSELPAALAEESRKTNQPREIQNFYFRLAVPYDILTTGANVDYSIVPLPARELSGETILFTKLVGGQPEKEYKLPTANVAGVKPFEEIVCDQVDSFLARKTELKRIVVIETALKELKAAEAWHRLALSSNLRTGDGWRPMQEKLLAKILQMRRELLTAFQQAKLWENSDKLAQELITAFPNEPAVMFDVNKYRLLRGRDTLKKENEQDYRDLREKFQIFLALPEAENDPITQSVRVLLREHAKEMARKANAQLGKGDAAGALQTLRDAETYDPDSKEIKDARLTMKAQILYVGVPSLPIHMSPTTALSDSEKWAMELIFESLLQTIPDDTLGRIFRPQLAVDLPTGSGDSRTFRLAKTTRWPANNNKDAVTAADVSGSLRLYRNYQFAPGMEDISLLGEDEIEDSTRIKLKLQQRLLEPLPRFNFKVLPARTVPDLDSDRFSRNPMGSGPYMFKGLQVESPVRTCAVFVANPAYAHRPERFGLPVIREIRLYVPRPENVASDFESGQLHILADPGAEIFARSTNESKLANMVRGYTMENNRRIWMLAINHRRPPLWKDDLRRAINHSIDREQILTETQRPTGTKYHQVLNGPFPTNSWPTPSQSKPLFQPELAKGLFAESLKEPQAFPIPLSLSIRYCSADPGAAQAASQIKEHIERQSDKKLQLKIEGLGREEFQERVINRHEFDLAYTSFDYKDDQFWLGGLLDGNAAGNDQRNFLGYLGQDSGAKTEDKRIAGTLGQIRGTTDFAKLKEQMNDLFGMVNYRVPFVPLWQLDRQIVVHSGLEIRFDSATPRKIPSSLDPATLFNGIEYWRLK comes from the coding sequence ATGAAATTCGTGTTAAACCCTTCCTGTCCGGTAAAAGCAAGCGGCGGTCGCTACTCCATACTGCCCATTCTGCGCGTCATCACTTTACTGCTGATTTGCTGGACGGCGGTTCCCCTGACCTTCGCTCAGCCACCGTTCCAGAAGCTGCCTCCCGAGGGTAAATCGGCCGGGAATCCACAAGGCTCCCAGAAGCCGCGAACCGAGGAAGAAGAAGAACCGGAGAAAAAAGATATCCCCCGTAAGGATATGCTGCCCAAAAAGAGTCCACCGCCCAAATCGGATGCGAATTCGAGTTTCAACAAGGGGGAAATTCCCGCTCGCAGCGAACTCCCGGCGGCTCTGGCCGAAGAGTCGCGGAAGACCAATCAGCCCCGGGAAATTCAGAACTTCTATTTTCGTCTGGCCGTGCCTTACGATATTCTCACGACCGGAGCCAATGTCGATTACAGTATCGTTCCTCTACCCGCTCGCGAACTCTCCGGCGAAACGATCCTCTTCACCAAGTTAGTCGGCGGTCAGCCCGAAAAGGAATACAAGCTCCCCACAGCCAATGTGGCCGGGGTGAAACCGTTCGAGGAAATCGTCTGCGATCAGGTCGACAGTTTTTTAGCGAGAAAGACCGAGTTAAAGCGGATTGTGGTTATCGAAACCGCACTCAAGGAATTGAAAGCGGCCGAAGCCTGGCACCGCCTCGCCCTCTCCTCTAACTTGCGTACCGGTGACGGCTGGCGACCGATGCAGGAGAAGTTATTAGCGAAGATCCTGCAGATGCGTCGCGAACTGCTGACCGCTTTTCAGCAGGCCAAATTGTGGGAGAACTCCGACAAGCTAGCTCAGGAATTGATCACCGCTTTTCCCAATGAACCAGCTGTAATGTTCGATGTGAACAAATACCGTCTACTGCGTGGCCGAGATACTCTGAAAAAAGAAAACGAGCAGGACTATCGCGACCTGCGCGAGAAGTTCCAGATTTTTCTGGCCCTGCCCGAGGCGGAAAATGACCCGATCACCCAATCGGTTCGCGTACTGCTTCGAGAGCATGCCAAAGAGATGGCTCGCAAAGCCAACGCTCAGCTGGGTAAGGGAGACGCTGCCGGGGCCTTGCAAACGCTCCGCGATGCGGAGACCTACGACCCCGATTCGAAAGAAATCAAGGACGCCCGCCTGACGATGAAAGCCCAGATTCTCTACGTTGGCGTGCCGAGCCTGCCAATTCACATGTCGCCGACTACTGCCCTCAGCGACAGCGAAAAATGGGCGATGGAACTGATCTTCGAATCGCTGCTGCAAACGATTCCCGATGATACCTTGGGGCGAATTTTCCGACCGCAACTAGCGGTTGATCTGCCTACCGGCAGCGGCGACTCGCGAACCTTCCGCTTGGCTAAAACTACGCGCTGGCCGGCCAATAATAACAAGGATGCCGTGACCGCCGCCGATGTCAGCGGTTCGCTGCGGCTCTATCGGAACTACCAGTTTGCACCAGGTATGGAAGATATCAGTCTGCTCGGGGAAGACGAGATTGAAGATTCCACTCGCATCAAACTCAAACTGCAGCAACGGCTGCTGGAACCGCTGCCGAGGTTCAACTTCAAGGTGCTGCCGGCTCGCACGGTGCCCGATCTGGATAGCGACCGGTTTTCGCGCAACCCCATGGGCAGCGGACCTTACATGTTCAAGGGTCTGCAAGTGGAATCGCCGGTGCGGACCTGTGCGGTGTTCGTTGCCAACCCGGCTTATGCCCATCGTCCGGAGCGCTTCGGCCTGCCAGTGATTCGGGAAATTCGCCTTTATGTTCCCCGGCCGGAGAATGTCGCCAGCGATTTCGAAAGCGGCCAGTTGCACATATTAGCGGATCCGGGAGCGGAGATTTTTGCTCGCAGCACCAACGAATCGAAGTTGGCCAACATGGTGCGCGGCTACACCATGGAGAACAATCGCCGTATCTGGATGCTGGCGATCAACCACCGTCGGCCGCCGTTGTGGAAGGACGATCTGCGCCGGGCGATTAACCACTCGATCGATCGCGAGCAGATTCTGACGGAAACGCAGCGACCGACCGGTACCAAATACCATCAGGTGCTCAATGGGCCGTTCCCGACCAACAGCTGGCCGACGCCGTCGCAGTCCAAGCCGCTATTTCAGCCGGAGTTGGCCAAGGGTCTGTTTGCCGAGTCGCTTAAGGAACCTCAGGCGTTTCCGATTCCGCTCAGTCTGTCGATTCGCTACTGCTCGGCCGATCCCGGCGCGGCGCAGGCCGCTTCGCAGATTAAAGAACATATCGAACGACAGTCGGACAAGAAGTTGCAACTGAAGATTGAGGGACTGGGCCGGGAAGAATTTCAAGAGCGGGTAATCAACCGCCACGAATTCGATCTGGCTTATACCTCCTTCGATTACAAGGATGACCAGTTCTGGCTCGGCGGCTTGCTGGATGGTAATGCCGCGGGGAACGATCAGCGAAATTTCCTCGGCTATTTGGGGCAGGATAGCGGCGCGAAAACGGAGGATAAACGGATTGCCGGAACGCTCGGCCAGATTCGCGGCACCACCGATTTTGCCAAGCTGAAAGAACAGATGAACGATCTGTTCGGCATGGTCAATTATCGAGTGCCGTTCGTGCCGTTGTGGCAGTTGGATCGGCAGATTGTGGTGCACTCCGGCCTGGAGATCCGCTTCGATTCGGCGACCCCGAGAAAAATTCCCAGCTCGCTGGATCCGGCCACGCTTTTTAATGGAATTGAATATTGGCGTTTGAAGTAG
- a CDS encoding TIGR03067 domain-containing protein → MKWMSSLLVILVLSVSAQADDWKTLEGVWIPVGMELGGQKFEVGQLKDSKLKLTKDKYELVFQAINDKGDIKLDSTMKPKQMDITSREGTVKENKDKTLLAIYEVNGDYLRVCYALEGTTRPTEFKTTKDNGFFLAEYKREKK, encoded by the coding sequence ATGAAATGGATGTCTAGCCTGTTGGTGATCTTGGTTCTGAGTGTATCGGCGCAGGCCGACGATTGGAAGACTCTGGAAGGGGTTTGGATTCCCGTCGGCATGGAACTAGGCGGGCAGAAATTCGAGGTCGGCCAGTTGAAGGATTCGAAGCTGAAATTAACCAAAGATAAATACGAACTGGTCTTTCAGGCGATCAACGACAAGGGGGACATCAAGCTCGACAGCACGATGAAGCCGAAGCAGATGGACATTACCAGCCGGGAAGGGACCGTTAAAGAGAACAAGGATAAAACGCTCCTGGCTATCTATGAGGTCAACGGCGATTATCTGCGCGTCTGCTATGCGCTGGAAGGCACCACCCGACCGACCGAGTTCAAAACGACGAAAGATAATGGCTTCTTCCTCGCGGAGTACAAGAGAGAGAAGAAGTAG